The Acinetobacter chinensis genomic sequence GATACGCAACCTGCTCTCCCTCATCATATGGAGCAAACTCCTCCTTTTGAGGAAATGCCATTAACAAAGCATCTGATTATTCTTCGGCGTCATCTGTTTAAAATTGTGGGGCTGATCATTGTTCTGTTTTTTTGCTTACTTCCCTTTGCAAATAAAACCTACCAGATGATGTCAGAACCTTTACGGGCGCAGTTGCCTGTTTCATCGTCAATGATTGCGACAGATGTTACAGCGACCTTTATGGCACCATTTAAGCTGAACTTCTTCATTGCTCTTATGCTGGCGATGCCTTTTATCATTTATCAGATCTGGGCATTTGTGAAACCGGCATTGTATGAAAAAGAGAAATCGCTGGCTTTACCATTACTGCTGGGCAGTATTTCCCTGTTTTATGCAGGAATCGCTTTTGCGTACTTTGTCGCACTGCCTTCCATCCTGCATTTCTTTATCAGTGTATCACCCGAAACAGTCGCCCCCATGACTGACATCAACAGTTATCTGAGCTTCTGTCTTAAGCTGTTCCTGGTTTTTGGTCTGACCTTTGAAATACCTGTCATTACCCTTCTGCTGATCATTATTGGACTGGTGTCTACACAGCAGTTGATTGAAAAAAGAAGATTTATTATTGTTGGCTGTTTTTTTGTTGCCATGTTCGTTACTCCGCCCGATGCACTGTCAATGATCATGCTTGCTGTTCCGATGTGGCTGCTATTTGAGATTGGTTTATTTTTAGGAAAACTCATCGAGAAAAAACGCGAAGCGGATGCTTAAATCATAATACCAATAATAACTTCAGCAGGCTTTTTTGCCTGCTTTTTTGACGCCTGAAAATGCCTCAGATCATTTCATGTTTTTGACATATAAGCTTCACCGCTTTGTCATATTGACTCTTTACCTTATTTGTAACTTTCCAAAAATGACCAAGCATAGACGCTAGGAAAACTTATGACTGAGCAAATGCCTTTTAACGATGATTATGATAGTAACAATTCGGGGAATGCTGAATTTTCAGAACTGTTTAATAAGAAAATTACACGTCGTGACTTAATCACAAAAACTGCGGGAGGGGCTGTTGCACTGACGCTGGCAGCTTCTTTGACAGGTTGTAACGACGATGACAACAACGAGCTGACGCCAACCACACCTGTAGCACCTGATAAAAATAAAACACCGGATTCATTAAAATTTAAAGCAGTCAATAAAAACGTACTGGATCAGGTTACTGTTCCTGAAGGTTATGAAGCACGTGTTCTTTATGCACTTGGTGACCCGATATCCAATGGACTCTCAGAATGGGACGAAAATAATATTCCAACAGGCGCGTCTTTTGTACGTCGCTCAGGAGAATGTCATGATGGTATGACTTTCTTTGGCATGACCAGTGACCGCTTTGATGCAAACCAGTCAGACTCAGGTTTACTGGTGATGAATCATGAATATGTCGATGACAAAAAAATTCTGCATCCTGCTGTCAATACAATCAGTGCAGCAGTCCGCTCAGAAGATGAAGCGCTGCGTGAAATTAACTGTCACGGCGTTTCAGTGATTGAACTGAAAAAAGACAGCAAAACACAGCTGGTCGGCATCAACAAGGCTTCCGTATTCAACCGCCGTATTACCGCTGCATCACGCATTGAATATACCGGCCCAGTAAAAGGCAGTGATCTGGTTAAAACCCGATTCAGTCCAAATGGTGACTTCGGTTTAGGCACCATTAACAACTGTGGTAACGGTTATACCCCTTGGGGCACCTACCTGACCACTGAAGAAAACTTTAACCAGTATTTCTCCCGTGATGATGCAGGTCGCGATGCCAACAGTATTGTGGCACTGGATCGTTATAAGATTCCTGCGGCAAGCTCATACAAATGGCATACCGTAAAAGCGACTGAAGACTCACGTACAAATGATATTAAAGACCTGAATATTCAGGACATCTATGATCGCTGGTTAACCAAAGTATCTGGTGCTGAAGCAAAAGATGACTTCCGTAACACGACCAACACTTTTGGCTGGATTGTAGAGATTGATCCATTTAATGGCAGTCACTACCCTGTCAAGCGTACTGCACTTGGTCGTTTTGCTCACGAAGACTGCCGTGCAAGCCGTGCGATTGCAGGTCAGCCACTCGCATTTTATATGGGTGATGACTCTCAGGGCGAATACATCTATAAGTTTGTCTCTGATGCACTTTGGGATGCCAAAGATGTCAATGGTGGTTATACCGCTGGTGACAAATACATGAACAGTGGCAAACTTTATGTTGCGAAGTTTAACTTCGATACCGCTACACAGAAATCAACAGGCGAATGGGTAGAACTGAATATCAAAAACCCACTGATCGCAGCTTATGCAAAATACAGATTTGCAGATCAGGCTGACGTACTGGTGAATACCCGCCTTGCAGCAGATGCTGTTGGCGCAACAAAAATGGATCGTCCTGAGTGGGTTGCTGTCAATCCTAAAAATGGTGAAGTCTACGTAACCTTAACCAACAACAGCAGCCGTGGTACTTCTCATCCTCTGGATGCTGCAAACCCGCGTAACTATGCAGATGCTGACAAAGGCGGTAACCCTAAAGGAAATATCAACGGTCATATCATCCGCTTCAAAGAAACGGGAGATGTAGTGACCGCATCAACCTTCACCTGGGATATTTTCCTTTTTGGTGCTGAAGAAGACTCTGTACAGGACGTTAATCTGTCAAAACTCGGTGCTGACAATGACTTCTCAAGCCCAGACGGTATGTGGTTCGATCCACGTGGTGTTCTGTGGATTCAGACAGATGATGGTTCTTATACGGATGAAACCAACTGTATGATGCTTGCGGCACTTCCAGGTCAGGTTGGTGATGGTCAGGTAAAAACCTCTGCTGGTCTGGCAACGCCTACAGGTGCAGAACTGGATAACACAAAACTCCGTCGTTTCCTCACAGGTCCTGCGGGTTGTGAAATTACCGGTGTGACCATGACACCTGACTACAAAGCTATCTTTATCAACATTCAGCACCCAGGAAACAGCTGGCCTGCAAACCACCCATCTGCACTGAATCTAAGTAAGGCAGTTTTAGGCTCCCGTCCGCGCTCTGCAACACTGGTCATTACCCGTAAAGACGGCGGTGCAATTGCTGGCGAAGCACTGGAAACCACCAAAGCTTAAAAACCTCATTATCAAAAAAGCCGACTTCATGTCGGCTTTTTTATTTCACGATCACTCAGGCTGTTTTCAGTGGCAGACGCAGATCAACCATTTGCCCCTGAGTTTCGCCCTGCTGACTTTTTTCCAGCCAGTGAATATCAGCATGATTGATTCTCAGAAAATTGGAACATCGGGTTCCATACACTGGACTCTGAATAAATGTCGAAGACAGCAGTTCCTCCATCTGAGCATCAATACCTGTCTCAGGAAGTAATGCCGGGATAATTTTCCGCTCATCTTCCAGCAGTTCCCATACCGCATGCTGTAAATCTGCTTCTGAAACACTCTGCTCATTTCCTGACAGCTGGAGCATCGGTAAAAATTCCTGTGTGAAACGTTTACGCAAATGTCGGGTTTTTTCCCAGTCATCACTCATCAGCCCATTGGATACGACATATACGCCTTTGGGCAAAACCTGAGGAGCTTCTCCTCTGTTGCTCATATAGACCGCCTGCTGTACGTTTCCCATAAACAGATTAAAGCCTGCATAATCCCGCTGATTTTTTTCTAGCTCCTGGGCAAAACGGATCGGTGTCTGATCCGACTCCAGATATGAGCGGATGAGATCACCCCGTGAAGTTGGATAGCTCTGCCTGTCTGCCCCATCCCTGAAATTGGTCACGATTGCCCAGCGTCCCTGTTCCGTTACCCCCATCCAGCTGCCACCGGACTGTAAATCCTGTCCAGCCACCACCGGACTGTCCTGCCATTGGTGCAGACCGCGGGTCGGACGATGATAAAACTCATCCCGATTTGAAATCAGGCATAAAGGCATGTCTTCAAGGACCTGCCATGCAAACGCAACAATACACATATTTCAGGCTCAATATCTTTACACACTGAATGTACAACATTTTTCATCTCTTTCAGCTAAAATCTGTGCAAAGTAAAATGACAAGGAACAGGAATGCTGACCTATCCGAATATTGACCCCATTGCTGTTGCTTTGGGACCACTACAGGTTCACTGGTATGGACTGATGTATTTACTGGCATTTTTATTTGCCTGGGGACTTGCAACACATCGTGCCAGACAACGGGATGGCTGGACCTCTGAAATGGTGTCTGACCTGATTTTCTATGGCGCGCTGGGTGTCGTGGTCGGTGGTCGTGTGGGTTATGTCTTCTTTTATGGCTTTGAGCAGTTCCTTGCCAACCCTCTGTGGCTGTTCCAGGTCTGGACAGGAGGCATGAGTTTCCACGGCGGATTCCTTGGTGTCATGATTGCCATGCTGCTCTGGTGTAAAAAATACAACAAGACATGGTTTCAGACCCTGGATTTCATTGCACCCTGTGTTCCGACCGGTCTCATGTTTGGTCGTATCGGGAACTTTATTGGGGGTGAACTTTACGGACGTCCCGTCGGTGACCCCAACTTTGCACTGGGCATGATTTTCCCAACCGACCCACTGGGTCTGGTCAGACATCCGTCACAGCTGTATCAGGCACTGGCTGAAGGTCTGATTCTGTTTATTGTACTGTGGTGGTTCAGCTCGAAGCCCCGTCCACGTTACGCTGTTTCTGCTCTGTTCCTGATCGGTTATGGTATTGCCCGCTTTACTGTCGAGTTCTTCCGCGAACCGGATAACGGACAGTTATTTATTGCCTGGATGAGTAAAGGTCAGTTCCTGACTATTCCAATGATTCTGGCTGGTGCTGCGATGATGTGGTACGCCTACCAGAAGAAAATTTATGACTGGGGTCCTCAGAAAAATACGACCCATTAATCCTTAAAATGAAGAGTAAAACCTGTTTTTATTCTTCATTCATATTCTGTTTTACTGACTGTTTTCGCTGAATGCCACTATGCTTGAGTTCTGGTTTGATCCCACAGTATCCGTACTGAAAAAGTTCCTGATTCTGATCTCCATTTCGGTACTGACCGCTGTACTGTACTGGATGGCTCCCTTAAAACCCGATGCAATCTTAATGTTTGCAGGAACGGGTGTTATTTTTCTGATCTGCCGTTACTGCAAAATTCATTTTGCCGCAGAAAACCCGACGGGACTGCTGTATCGCTTACTGACCTGGATACCGCTTGCTTTAATCCTGGCACTGGTTTTCATGAATATTCAGTCAGGTGAAATACTGATTCCTGGTGCTCAGGGTATCGGATTTATGGCGATTGCCATCTGTCTGTTTTCCCCACTGTCTTTGCTTCATCAGAACAGTTCATCGGAACAGAAGAAATAAACATGCTGGATTACTGGTATTCAGAACGCTGTAACCGCCAGATCAGGCTGATCATCTGTATCAGTACCTGTGTGCTGATTTATATGTGCACGACAGTTGCACAACTGTCCACAACACTGACACTGCTCTGCCTGGCAATGGGTATAGGACTGCATCTGCTGTATCAGCTGAAATCCCGTATCAATGTCAAAGCGCAGTATCAGCGGGGTATCAATATTCTGATGGGACTTGTGCCTTTTATCGTTTTACTGAACCTGATTCTGTGGTTGCCTCAGGAGCATCAGGTCATCCTGTTGCTTCAATGCATCGGATTTATTGCTTTGGGGTTATTTACCGTGTCCATCTATGACAACCGCGCACGGCGGCATGAATAAACAGCGCACATAAAAAAGGTCTGCACATCGGTCAGACCTTTTTTATTGAATCAGAATCAGTGATCCAGACGGTAATAACTGTAATTTACATTTTTATTCCGATAAACCGCATAACCTGACTGCTTATAGTCAGATACCCAGTTTGAACCTGAATAACCGGCAATATGCCCATACTTACTCGAACCGTTGCGGTCAATAATATAGATATCGCCTTTTTTAGGATTTTCAAAAGAAGGGTTGATTTTACGATAACCAATTTTAGTCAAGGTACCACCCCAGTCCGCTGCGGCAACAGGATGTCCTTTCACTTTAGCTCCGGCAGACTCAAGTGCAACACGGATACTTCTGGCACAACGCTGAGTACTGGTCAGGCGGGTAATGGACTGAAGTTTCTGGGTAAACTTGTCAATATCAACACGCTGTGCACTGGCTGATGTGTAGCTTTTCGCTCTGGATGATGTTTGCGAACCGTGATCTGTAGACCCTGAACGTAACGCAACTCTTACCTCGGCTGGAGCATATACATCACTGCTCACATCTGTTCCCTGATCGTAAATCATTCCTGAACCATAACCTCTTTTGAAACACTATAACATTTTTCAAGTCAGGCGATGGTACGCCCCTGAGCCAGAAATTTCATGAAAAAATATGTAAAAAAGTTTGAGTTTGTAAATACATATCGTTCAAGTGATTATTTTACATTCATTTTTTAAAAATATTTTTTGACCGACCTGCTGTTCATAATTTTATATTCTGCCTGTAGATTATTCTGATTTACTGTTTTCAGACACTGACAGCGAAGCTCTGACGGTTTAAAAAAACCATCCATTACGTATAAACTGATATATTATGATGTCCCTGAAAAACCAGACGCATGCACTGGATTTCAGCATACAGACCATCCATACAGTTTGAGAATTTTATGAGAACGTATTTAGACCTTCTGCAACATATCCTGGACAACGGCGGCGACAAAGGCGACCGTACCGGTACAGGTACCCGTTCGGTATTTGGTCATCAGATGCGTTTTGATTTAAACCAGGGTTTTCCTTTACTGACCACAAAAAAAGTTCATTTCCGCTCTATTGTGATTGAACTGCTGTGGTTCCTCAAAGGCGACACCAATGTTCAGTATTTACAGGACAACAAAGTCTCCATCTGGGATGAATGGTCAACTGCCGAACAGACTGCGCGTTTTGGACGTCCAGCAGGAGAGCTTGGACCTGTTTATGGTCATCAGTGGCGTAATTTTGGCGCAACCGAAAAAGCAGATGGTTTATATGAGCAGAATGGATTTGATCAGATCAAATGGCTCATCAATGAAATTAAAACCAATCCAAATTCACGCCGTCTGATTGTATCTGGATGGAATCCAAACGAAGCAGGACGGGTTGCTTTACCTCCATGTCATACCCTGTTTCAGTTCTTCGTCCATAACGGAAAACTCTCCTGTCAGCTGTATCAGCGCAGTGCAGATGTATTTCTGGGGGTACCGTTCAACATTGCAAGTTATGCCTTGCTGACCCATATGATTGCTCAGGTCTGTGGACTGGGTGTCGGTGATTTTGTCTGGACTGGCGGCGATACACATTTATATGCCAACCATTTTGAACAGGCACAGTTACAACTGACCCGTGAACCTTTGCCATTGTGCCAGCTGAAACTGAACCCCGAAATTAAAGATATTTTTGATTTTAAATTTGAAGATATTGAAATTACAGGCTACGAATCACACCCTGCCATCAAAGCACCTGTTGCTGTCTGAT encodes the following:
- the tatC gene encoding twin-arginine translocase subunit TatC, with translation MEQTPPFEEMPLTKHLIILRRHLFKIVGLIIVLFFCLLPFANKTYQMMSEPLRAQLPVSSSMIATDVTATFMAPFKLNFFIALMLAMPFIIYQIWAFVKPALYEKEKSLALPLLLGSISLFYAGIAFAYFVALPSILHFFISVSPETVAPMTDINSYLSFCLKLFLVFGLTFEIPVITLLLIIIGLVSTQQLIEKRRFIIVGCFFVAMFVTPPDALSMIMLAVPMWLLFEIGLFLGKLIEKKREADA
- a CDS encoding PhoX family protein; the encoded protein is MTEQMPFNDDYDSNNSGNAEFSELFNKKITRRDLITKTAGGAVALTLAASLTGCNDDDNNELTPTTPVAPDKNKTPDSLKFKAVNKNVLDQVTVPEGYEARVLYALGDPISNGLSEWDENNIPTGASFVRRSGECHDGMTFFGMTSDRFDANQSDSGLLVMNHEYVDDKKILHPAVNTISAAVRSEDEALREINCHGVSVIELKKDSKTQLVGINKASVFNRRITAASRIEYTGPVKGSDLVKTRFSPNGDFGLGTINNCGNGYTPWGTYLTTEENFNQYFSRDDAGRDANSIVALDRYKIPAASSYKWHTVKATEDSRTNDIKDLNIQDIYDRWLTKVSGAEAKDDFRNTTNTFGWIVEIDPFNGSHYPVKRTALGRFAHEDCRASRAIAGQPLAFYMGDDSQGEYIYKFVSDALWDAKDVNGGYTAGDKYMNSGKLYVAKFNFDTATQKSTGEWVELNIKNPLIAAYAKYRFADQADVLVNTRLAADAVGATKMDRPEWVAVNPKNGEVYVTLTNNSSRGTSHPLDAANPRNYADADKGGNPKGNINGHIIRFKETGDVVTASTFTWDIFLFGAEEDSVQDVNLSKLGADNDFSSPDGMWFDPRGVLWIQTDDGSYTDETNCMMLAALPGQVGDGQVKTSAGLATPTGAELDNTKLRRFLTGPAGCEITGVTMTPDYKAIFINIQHPGNSWPANHPSALNLSKAVLGSRPRSATLVITRKDGGAIAGEALETTKA
- a CDS encoding NRDE family protein; the protein is MCIVAFAWQVLEDMPLCLISNRDEFYHRPTRGLHQWQDSPVVAGQDLQSGGSWMGVTEQGRWAIVTNFRDGADRQSYPTSRGDLIRSYLESDQTPIRFAQELEKNQRDYAGFNLFMGNVQQAVYMSNRGEAPQVLPKGVYVVSNGLMSDDWEKTRHLRKRFTQEFLPMLQLSGNEQSVSEADLQHAVWELLEDERKIIPALLPETGIDAQMEELLSSTFIQSPVYGTRCSNFLRINHADIHWLEKSQQGETQGQMVDLRLPLKTA
- the lgt gene encoding prolipoprotein diacylglyceryl transferase, with translation MLTYPNIDPIAVALGPLQVHWYGLMYLLAFLFAWGLATHRARQRDGWTSEMVSDLIFYGALGVVVGGRVGYVFFYGFEQFLANPLWLFQVWTGGMSFHGGFLGVMIAMLLWCKKYNKTWFQTLDFIAPCVPTGLMFGRIGNFIGGELYGRPVGDPNFALGMIFPTDPLGLVRHPSQLYQALAEGLILFIVLWWFSSKPRPRYAVSALFLIGYGIARFTVEFFREPDNGQLFIAWMSKGQFLTIPMILAGAAMMWYAYQKKIYDWGPQKNTTH
- a CDS encoding peptidoglycan amidohydrolase family protein, whose translation is MIYDQGTDVSSDVYAPAEVRVALRSGSTDHGSQTSSRAKSYTSASAQRVDIDKFTQKLQSITRLTSTQRCARSIRVALESAGAKVKGHPVAAADWGGTLTKIGYRKINPSFENPKKGDIYIIDRNGSSKYGHIAGYSGSNWVSDYKQSGYAVYRNKNVNYSYYRLDH
- the thyA gene encoding thymidylate synthase — encoded protein: MRTYLDLLQHILDNGGDKGDRTGTGTRSVFGHQMRFDLNQGFPLLTTKKVHFRSIVIELLWFLKGDTNVQYLQDNKVSIWDEWSTAEQTARFGRPAGELGPVYGHQWRNFGATEKADGLYEQNGFDQIKWLINEIKTNPNSRRLIVSGWNPNEAGRVALPPCHTLFQFFVHNGKLSCQLYQRSADVFLGVPFNIASYALLTHMIAQVCGLGVGDFVWTGGDTHLYANHFEQAQLQLTREPLPLCQLKLNPEIKDIFDFKFEDIEITGYESHPAIKAPVAV